The genomic interval CGCGTTCCTGATCTCAACGGAAGAGACAGGGAAAAAGAAGGGACCTCAGCTGGCGACGGTTGCTCGGTGCTAGGGCAAAAGGGTGTCGTCGCTGTGAAAGGCAGAGGGTGCTAGGGCACCTGGTGCGCCGGCGATGGATCGACGCTGCTCCGTTCGGCCTCAGGTGGTGGCGGCGCCTGGTGCGGCTCGgaaaagaggagaaggagagttgGCTGCTTGCGGCAGTGAGTGAAGAAGAGAGAACAAGACCCCTTGGCCATAGATTAAATCGCGAGGAAACCGTCGCTtgtggcggttagggcaagccgtcgAGCGCCGGTTAGGAGGAGGAGACGACGTCGAAGGGTTTTAGGGCACGGGGGGAAAAGGCGGAGAGAAACGGAGGAAaagagaaataaagaaaagaaaaacgaaaaaaaataaatgtttaaagaaattaaacatttcctcgttaaaatggggtagcctaaacaggctttcccgaccccgtttttatccctgtaaactcgtccatacgagctcccaaaaattcccgaaaatttttcaaaaattccgaaaaattcccttatcattattcgcctttttttggtattttacacaagactctccctgatacaactcaattctcatggtgttcattcttggccatgaacacgcctgattctgtgagaaactctaagaattgtgcctccaattctctttgaAGTGgttccacttctttctcacataggtgatctctcaAGAGTTGTCATCTACTCTTCCTGATCATTAAAAGCCATCAGTTTACCCTGGTttagtcactgtttcattgggctatCCCCCACAGTGtatctagtcagtgcagattagttgtcactttaaacctagttcttgggatcttcagtcaacataggttgggtgtcctctgcactgatcgctgacaacaacatcaagctcattcctcgtgatgagcttgcaactaactctcgatttaaccctttgctTAGCGAATCCACTAGGTTATTCTTTGACTTTACATAGTCAACCGTGATAACTCCCATTGAGAGTAGCTGTCTAATAGTATGATGTCTACAACGTATATGCCTAGACTTACATTTCGACCATTATATAGATGGCTTTGTGCCCGaccaattgctgattgactatcgtaaTACCTTATACCACCATACTTTCTATCTTTATTtccccatcatactttctctatgATGAGAggaaataaggagagagagaatgaaaagagggaaagtgtgatgagagaaaataaggagagagagtgtgatgagagacaatgaagaaaggaaaagtgtgatgagagaaaataaggagagagagtgtgatgagagaaaatgaagagagataaagtgtgatgagaaaaaaataaagagagaaagtTTAGTaggagatattgaggagagaaaatatgatgagagatgttggtaaaaaaatgaggagagaatgtgtaatgggagagaaaccATAATGaaagatgttggttgctactcggaaaacctagaggttccactgtacaaaaattttgtacaaagctctgaaccttttcctagctaccatgtgttcttttaaattaaattttggatcgcctgcggaacttaacacgtttgatccaaaacttaatctatttgttcttttaggttttgaattggatctcctgcggaacttaacacgtttgatccaaatcacctaagttattaattccattaaatattaatttccaaaatttgttcccagtactgacgtggcgaggcacatggccttcttggatatgggagcaaccaccaccgactagacaaaatcttttaaggaaagctaatatttaatttcctaaaataactttaggtcaaccgaaaagaacaatcaaatcacaaggaaaagaaaaacaaaagaacactatatcgaaaacaaattcgaaacactagaatcgtatgcctcttgtatttagtattatttccaaaaataactagtatgatgcggaaagaaaaaattactagttataccttttagaaagacctcttgatcttctaccgtattcctcttctaacctcggacgttgtgtgggcaacgatcttccaagatgagaaccacctaggcacgttcttccttcttccttcaagtttcggccaagtacaagaacttccaaaggatgaagaattttccaccaaccaagctccaagggatgcatgctttctctctttcttctccttccttgatccggctacatcctccaagctccaagagatgatagatttcggccacaacaagaggagagaagagaaagggaagggccgaccaccacaccaaggaaaagaaggagaaaaatagaatcgagtccttagccttgaagcctcctctacccccttttttataatccttggtcttggcaaataaggaaaatttaataaaaacttccttaattcttttgccattgaaaaagaaaatttatttaattaaaataattttctcttttcaaattacaatagccggccataacaaataatatctccaatcaaataaaattttaaacaccaattaaaacttccttatttgcttccggaaatttataaaaatttctccaataattttatcccttcatgattggtttataaaaaggaaatttaataaattaaaatctttcttttaaacatgtggataaaaagaaagttatctctaaaaaattaaaatctcttttaatctacaaataaggaaagatatcaaatcttttcttaatctcttgtagaaacttataaaagagaatatttaatttttaaactctcttttaattcatgaacatggttaaaaggaaagttttcttaaaatttaaaatccaccttttaatcaacaaataaggaaagatttcaaattttaaactctcttttaaacatgtagatgatttacaaataaggaaagttttaaccaaaaattaaaatcatccttttaatctacaaataaggaaagagattaatctcttctcttaatcttttgtagaaagctataaaagggaatttttaatttttaaactctcttttaaaatcatgatatccacataagaaataattttaataaaaatcctttttaatattctagtggtcggccacctaagcttgggacccaacttggtttggccgaccctaactCGTTccactagcttggccggccctagcttgggttccaagctagcttggccggccccattggatgggtaagaaggtgggtatgtggtgggtataaatctctatatacaagaggctacggtagggaccgagaggaggaattgattttggtctcccgataaaattaagcatcccgtgttcgccccgaacacacaacttaattttatcaataataattcattccactagagaactattattgaactaccgcatcaatcccaaattacattttgggctccttcttattatgagtgtgttagtctacctgtgtttaagatgtcgaatgtccactaattaagtgagttactgacaactcatttaattaatatcttagtccaaaagtagtaccactcaaccttatcgtcatgtcggactaagtccacctgcagggtttaacatgacaatccttatgagctcctcttggggacattctcaacctagattactaggacacagtttccttctataatcaacaacacacactataagtgatatcatttcctaacttatcgggcttattgatttatcgaactaaatctcacccattgataaattaaagaaataaatatcaaatatatgtgcttgttattatattaggattaagagcacacacttccataataactgaggtctttgtttctttataaagtcagtataaaagaaacgacctctaatggtcctactcaatacactctaagtgtactagtgtaattatatagttaagataaactaatacctaattacactacgaccttccaatggtttgttcctttccattttggtcgtgagctactgtttataatttataaggcactgataacatgatcctctgtgtgtgacaccacacaccatgttatctacaatataaattaattgaacaactacatttatcataaatgtagacatttgaccaatgtgattcttatttctagataaatgtttataccaaaagctagccttttagtatacatcctaacaaaagaAAAGTACaatgaaagagaatgaagaaagagaaagtgaggagagagtgtgtgatgaaagAATATAgggagaaaatgatagagaatgtgtggcaaaaggcgaaatcgtTTGCCCCCAGCGCCCCTGCCACACCTAACCCAAGGCCATCATgagggagataaatcacggtAGCCGAGAGGACAAATGGTGGGTGGGGTGAGGTACACAGGGTCCGTAGATTTACGCCCCGACATCCCTGAAGTTCGGCCCCGCGTTCTCAGTAGCAAACGTAACCACCACTTACCATCTCGGATAACCCCGTGGGGTTGAGAGAATGTGacaagagagaatgaggagagagaaagtatgatgagagaacaaggagagaaaaAATACGATGAgataatgaggagagagaaagtatgatgaaagaataaggagagagaaagtatgatgaaagaatgaagagagaaaaagtataatgagagagaataaggagagagaaggtaaaatgaaagaaaatttgaataaatatattaagggtattaTCGATACctaaatttttagttttcattcaaaaatcttgattccattctcaTTAATAAGATTTGAGAATAAATTCATtctctctttcatcatattttctcttttttcaatatcttctaattttctctcatcatactttccctTCGTATTttcctatcacactttctctttcatcatactttttttCTCCTCAATGCTATCATGCTCTctatcctcattttctctcactaTCCTTTCTCTCAATTCATTTttttccatcatactttctctctcatcatatttttctctcacattcaactttctcttatatataattttttttttcttattatcctttaaaggtaaaaaaagaaatttaggttcatttaatTGAAAACATTCAAttaactaaatattatttttaaaaatgatactAAAATTCATACCATTCTCATTTAATAATACTATAATATTTATTTCCATTTAGGACTAGGAGTGTAAATGATCCAAGCCGCTCATGAGATATTcaaaactcgattcgataaaagctcgtttgagctcgtttaatgagcttcgttaatataaacaaaccaagctcaaacttcacaatattcggctcgttagctcgtaaacatgttcgttaagctcatgaatcaacttttaaataaaaaaaaaatagttttgatattgaatttatagattttatattttACTTATGAAACATacagacaaatatattaaatttcttaattataataaaattataaattttaataaaataatattttttttctaaatatataatttaatttttaataaatatttaaatttataatttatatttattattatttttttaaattcgataaaaatttgaataaatttgtgagttataaatatatttattaaataaaacctaatttaaattcgattataaataaattaaatttaaatatttaaaaattcaacTCGACTCGACTCGATTATATTCCTATCTAGGACTGAATCAAAAGCCACCTCACTATGAAGAACAGGAACGACCTGCCTGCTGTCACATCTGCCTTTCCCCCAGTTCCCGTCGCGAGCATTTATTAATGTCTGACGCGACCCAGATGCATCGGCAGCTCCGGGAGCGGCGCTTGGTTTTCCCGCCCGAAACCCAAACCTAAGAGCTCCGGCGGGAATGGCGCCGCCCGATGGCTTCAGGACCGGCGACGAGGTGGAGGTGAGCTCCGACGAGGATGGCTTCCGCGGCGCCTACTTCGAGGCCCGGGTGGTCCGCTCCATGCCCAAGATCCGCCGCTACACTGTCGACTATGACGCCATTGTCGACGAGTCCGACCGCTCCCGCCGCCTCAGGGAGACCGTCGATGCCCGGCACGTCCGCCCGCGGCCGCCGCGCCACCTCGGCGCCACCACGCTGGGGCTTCTTACCCTCCACCAGCCAGTCGACGCTTTCTACAACGACGCGTGGTGGGTCGGGGTGGTCTCGGTGGCTCCCAAGGGGAGGCAGACGAGGTATCGCGTCTGCTTCCCTGCCAGCCGGGAGGAGATCGAGTTCGGGGCTGATCGACTCAGGGCGCATCTTGAGTGGATCGATGAGCAATGGGTTCTTCCCAACCCGCCGGTGCTTCTTCCCACCCTTTGCCTTTTCTAATTAGTTTGCAGTTAGCTTTTCTCAACCCCATCTTCCGCTGTGGTTATTCTACTTTAGTTGGGATTACTTCTCTTCCTtatgtttttgcttatttccgtgATGCCTATGCTTTAAGTTCGACATATTATAGACTTCTTTCGGAAACCTCAAATTGAAAAAGAGAGCAAAAACAACAATGTTGTGCAGTCTAATTTTTATTCAGGTAGATTATATGTTATAGTGCATACCAAGTCATCTGGCTGGATTGGTAACGCGTAAAGAAAATGCTCCTTCTATTCACTTCTTGATGAAAACTTGACTCCTTTGACTAATAAGTATATGACAGAGATGGGAACTCTTGTCACTTCCCAAATTAGTATTCGTTCCAATGTCAAAATTGCATTCACATAGACTTAAGTTAGATCTTTACACCACTGTTCAAGCAGTTTCTTCTTATTATTTTAGTTGTTCATTATTCTATCATAGCAAAGGAAACTAGATATATCTTGTGATATTATAGTAATTATTCTTAATGGACGTTAGCTCTCTAGAATGCCAATTACTTCATTGACTTGAGGAATCTTAACTAGGGGTTTAATTTGCAGGCTCCCCATGAGACACCATACGGTCCTGGAACTCAAGTAGAAGTTGCTCGTCTGAAAGAAAGTTCTCCTGTTGCTTGGTTCTCTGCACTTGTTGTTAAGACAATTTGGAAAAGTTATGTCTTGGTGGAGTACATTAACTTAAAGAATGTGGGTGACAAGAGGTTGCTGAGGGAAATTGTTGATTTGCAGCATATCAGGCCTCGCCCTCTTTGTGTTCCCGTAGTTAAATTTGATCAACATGCCGAGGTTGAGGCATTTTATGGAAATGGGTGGTGGCTAGGGGTGATAACTAAGGTCAATGACAATTCCTGCTATTCAGTGAAATCCATACACTGGGGTAAAGAAAAAGAATTCAATCTTACAAGACTACGCCATCATTATGAGTTAGTTAATGGACAATGGGTTCAGAAACCTCAGGTAGAACTTCTGTCTTAAACAAGCTTGTGTATATTGTATTTAGTATTTATATTTTCAAGATCATCAGTTACAATCGTCTTCCTACTATTTATGGGTTGATTAGCAATCTATGACGTGTTATTTAACTAATCTAGGTTGCACTTATAAAAGTTTAGACACAACTTTTTCCTAGAGCTCTACCAGTATACCATGAGGATGCTGACCTAATATCTAACTGTTAAATGCTAATATATAAACTAAttggaattaaaattaaaaccatatccGCCATCATTGAATCTATAGTTTGCAACTTAAACATGATTACTCATCCTTTTAGGGTTTCGTTGTAGATGTGGTAATTCTTAACAGACAGACTAATTATAGTTCCAATAATATCCCATAGTTGGCAGTTTTGCAAGTGCAGATGATTGCTCTTTGTTCTTTCATAACCCTACTTGTGGTTTTCTATAACACTATATTATAGAGTAAGGCACATTATCTGAACTAAGAATTGCCTTGTCATTTTAGTTTTACAATTTTGTTAGTATTGACCTTCATGCGAAAGCAGATTACTGTGTGAATACCAATTAGCAAGAGTTGCAAATAGTCATGTTATGCGACCCTTTTGCCTTCTGTTGTTTCTGCATTGAAAATAACTATGACATCAATGTAATTTTAGGTTGAGCAATCTTTGCCCAACACAGGGTGATATGAATCACATTGCGATCAAGCTTTTCTTGTGTTTTAGTTAAgagtattttcattttctttccaaAATCTTAGTTAGCATGGACTTCAATAGTAGTATTCACTGCATCATAAATTGAGTTTTGAAGATTGATTATGGATAGCTACTGTGTTTCTGAATCTTGGCTTCTGCTCTTACGAATAGAGAGAGGCTGCTAGAATCTCAATGTAAGTTTAGGTTGAGCAATCTTTGGCCAACACGGTGATATGAATCACATTGAGATAAGTTTCTTGTGTTTTAATTAGAGTCTTtacattttcttttcttaattttgagCTAGCACGGACTTCAAATAGTAGTATCCGCTGCATCATAAATTGAGTTTTTAAGATTGATTATCAACAGCTATCCTGGTTTCTGAATCATGGCCTTTACTCGCACAAATAGAGAGAGACTGCTAGAATCTACTAGTTTTCCATAGTATGCTGTGATTGATTACTGGCCAGCATTGGAGGAGGTGATAGCGGTTTACTAGAAATCAAGAGGGTGTTTTATTAGCAGTAATAATAGTGAACTTGATTGGAAATGTGTAGGAGCAGAGCTAGTGTAAAGGGGATGGTGTTGTGAATGAGAAGAGCAAaggagagagaagagaggaagctaTTCAAAGAGAGACAACAGGGGAAAATTCGTGGAGTATGGTTTTGTGATTCATCAAATTACTAGAGAATTTTGCATATTGTCTCTTCCCATTTATAAAAGTATGTGCGACCACTGAATAACAAGAGTTAATGATGAGGGCTAgcaattaaaacttattttattgATGTGGTACAATTGTTAGCTAGAGAACAAATGTCACACAAAGAAAACTCccaaacaaagaaaagaaagtgGAAATTATTATTGACTGCAAGAGTATAATACTTTGAACTTCTTTTATAGATCCAAccaaaattaggaaataaataatttaaattagaaaacCATGCTAGACTATAATTATGAATACAATATTCTCCTTATTAATTATCAAAAGAGAAAAATACCACAATCCTAAATTATTAAACAATTTGACAATTTACCTAACCATATAAAtctttggttaaaatttaattgaAGATGTGTCATTCCAATTTCTTTCCTTTTGTTGAATATTTACCAATCTTGAATTATTCTTCAAtttatttcttcattttttttctttttctgcaTTAGTTAGCTGGGAGGAATAAATTGCATAATAATTGGCCATGCTGTTGATGACTTGTTGGACTATAGAAATGGGCAGATTTTCAGTGTCAAAAAGGCCTTCTTGCCAACGTAAAAGCTTACTTTGGACCCTAAGTCAAAACACGGATTGAATTTCCATTTAAGATTTGCACTCTAATTCAAGCTAAAATGACCGTGAGAGGGAAATCTCTGTTCATCTGTATCATTCACCCCCCACTGAGATCAGTCTGTCAACCATATTATTTGAAACGACCATTTGCCCCTTTCAGCTATAACTATTCATGCATAAAAAATGGGCATCAAACTAATTAGGGTGACAAAGAAAAATATGAAGCTGGTATATTGCATTCTTGTGCAAATAACTGATCTGAGAAATAAGGAATTTTCTTTACAATGGGAACATTATGCATTAAAAATCCATTGCTTTTAAAATCATGCATTGGGATGAAAGTGAAACACTTAGGACAATAAAAGAATATTTTGAGTTCATCATTTGGAGCAATGTTCAACATAAAATCATAGGAATGAGAAAAACTTAGTTTTGATGGTAAATTATTGTCTATGATCATGGCTGGTTTGAAATCAGTGGCCAGTTTTATTTCCACGAGAAATTAATCCTTTTTACAATTTGATCAACCATACCTCGGTGAGGTAATTTTCTTGTTTATACCAGTACTACTACCACTACTTTATTATGTTACTTGACAGAATCCTCACAAATTTGGGCTACCCCTGTCTTTTGGTTAGATTTTGTGATCATAACACTTTTCTAAGTTTTCTTGAGCATATGAAAGTCAAATGAAAAAAAGAAAGCATTGCGGGATGGAGGGGATATGTATTCTTCTGAAGATTAATGATGGATCTGAGAAGTTGAAGCATAGCCTGCTTTGCACTACCAATTTGAAAAACATGTGCCTCGTCCCTATTGTTTTGCTCTAATGACCCAATACTGCTGTAACATAGACATGAAATGGAATAGTGCTTACAGTAGGGAGATAGGATTGGTATTCAAGTTCCTCTGATCATTGAAATTGTCAGTGCCATTTTTTTCATAGTTGATGCGAATATTTGGGTAAATGGATTTCAAACTTAACAAATAACTAAACAGCACTTATATTTTTCATGCTCTAATGAAATCATACATttgtaaatcatggaactagctATTTCGTTGGTAGCTACAATGCCTATCACTATGTGCAAAATTTACATAATTGAATCATAtggtttatatattattattttctgaACTAGCATGCATGTTTCGCACAATTAAGGCTCATGCCTATTTTCTTGACTTGTTTAACCGAATATACAGACTCTTCCATCAATGGATATTGGAGAAGGAAAAGTGGTTGAAGTTAGCAGCGACGAAGAAGGTTTTTCTGGAGCTTGGTTTGCAGCCACCGTGCTCAAGTTAATCGGGAAGGATAAATTCCTTATCCAGTACCGTAATCTCAAAACAGAGGATGAGACCGAGCTTCTAACTGAAAGTGTAGATCTTCCACATATCAGGCCTACCCCTCCGGAATTTCCGGCAATCGATAGGTTCAGGTTCCTTGAAGAAGTTGATGCATTTTACAATGATGGTTGGTGGGTTGGGGTGATAACCAAGGCTCTTGAGAATGGAAGGTATGTTGTCTACTTCAGGTCTTGGAAGGAAGAGATAGAGTTTGGGCATGATAGCCTAAGGCCTCACCAGGACTGGATCGAAGGAAGATGGGTAAGGTTTTCACAGAAGTTACTAGCATCGGTACGTTGTTGAGTGATTACAGTTAACTGCAAGGATTATATGCTACTTGTTATCCTTAACATGTTCTGAACCATTTAGATGTATATAACTGCAATTCTGCAAATGAAATCATCTGTAATGAATCTAAATTCTGAATTTCGGGTATTCTGATAATCTTGGAGGAATTTGGAAAAGGGAAGTTTGTTGGTATGACTTTTAGTTGTACGCTCCCGTCATC from Zingiber officinale cultivar Zhangliang chromosome 6B, Zo_v1.1, whole genome shotgun sequence carries:
- the LOC121991686 gene encoding protein AGENET DOMAIN (AGD)-CONTAINING P1-like, with protein sequence MAPPDGFRTGDEVEVSSDEDGFRGAYFEARVVRSMPKIRRYTVDYDAIVDESDRSRRLRETVDARHVRPRPPRHLGATTLGLLTLHQPVDAFYNDAWWVGVVSVAPKGRQTRYRVCFPASREEIEFGADRLRAHLEWIDEQWVLPNPPAPHETPYGPGTQVEVARLKESSPVAWFSALVVKTIWKSYVLVEYINLKNVGDKRLLREIVDLQHIRPRPLCVPVVKFDQHAEVEAFYGNGWWLGVITKVNDNSCYSVKSIHWGKEKEFNLTRLRHHYELVNGQWVQKPQTLPSMDIGEGKVVEVSSDEEGFSGAWFAATVLKLIGKDKFLIQYRNLKTEDETELLTESVDLPHIRPTPPEFPAIDRFRFLEEVDAFYNDGWWVGVITKALENGRYVVYFRSWKEEIEFGHDSLRPHQDWIEGRWVRFSQKLLASVRC